The genomic DNA ttaaaCTCCTTGGGAACTTTTCCATTGCTCATAATTTTCACCTACCTTGCTTTCTTTGAAATCTCATGTGTCAgacttttaaaactattttccaTATGAGACCAGGTAGAAAGAATAGAAATCCAAGAGCTCTAGGGATAGTCAGGGCAGAAGACCATACACAACTATGCTCTATAGCCTCAGAGatttccatcaaaaaaaaaaaatgactataGGGTAAAAATGAGAGGCGGCTGTCATATTGcataagtttttctttctttttttttttcccccatgaacAGATTAGCTAAAAATCTTCCATTCCCTTTTGCCTTGCAAATGTAACAGTACCCCTGACATTCAAGGAGAGAGTAATTTAATTTGCTATGCTGTCTTAATCAGGGACTTATGTGCAGcaaaatctgacatttttatCTAGACTGTATTATGTAAAGCAGTGAGCTGGGGGACCAGGTTCATGTTACGACTGTTGACAGCTGATGTTTTTCAGTAAGTCATGCAGCAGCAGACGTTCCCAGTGTACTGCTGAGCCACTGCTGCAAGGGTGACAATGTGTAACAGTGGAGGTCAGAAAGATAAAATTCAAGTTGACATGAAATGTGTGTGACAAAGGAACTCTACAAACAAGGTACCTATAACTGAAAAATCTGTGAGAAAGTTGTTCAGCCCCTGGCCCATGGTCAAAAGGAGTTATGTTATGTTCTTTTAGTTGAAGAAGATTGGTGGGTGAACACTCCTCCAGAAATTCCAAGGGAAGGCCTGGAATGAATGGGAGCAGATGCAAGTTGGCGTGGGTTTAAAATTTACTGTATATTGTAATTCAGTTAAGATGTATTTCTGTGGTACGCTTTTTGTGTCCTTAATCTGCAAGAGTAATGAATAGGGCATGATCTCTTGCAGGTACTTTTGCAGTGTCAAATGTACTAAATTGTTGCTGCCCAAATAGTTGTCATAACAAGACAGCTGCAGTTAGAAATACAAAGATTGTTCTTGTTGTGTAGCCCAAAATCAGGAAATGTTGTTGACTTTATAGTGAGTTCAGAGAGCTTTGTAGCCAGCCAAGAAACATGCAGAAAGTGAAGCAGTGTCAGCATTAGTTATTTCCAATACTATTTACAGCTTTTCTAGACCATCAGTTCACCTAGAAAAGTACAGGAACCCAGGCCAGAGCCCAGAAGTTATGTGCTCGTTGTGACCTAGCCAACATCATTAATATGGCTATATTTTCTATTACGTGGAGCTCCTGAAAGCTCTTTGTTAAGCATAATGCATTACAACAATCTATTTTAGGGGCGAAAAGATTATGATTCTTTTGCCAAGGCATCTAGTGAACTGAGAACTGTCATCCCCAAAGCAAGGGTCACAACCTTCAGTGGCACTGCAAGCCTAACAAGTGTAATTATTTATGCTACTGCAAAGAGGCTGATGAAAGGGGAACTTACTGCCAGAAAGCTTTTTACAGGTTCTCTATTCTGGCCTGAGTGGGAGCAACTTTTAATTACATGCTGCCTTTCCAAATCCTGTCCTTTCTCTAGCCCTTGTTTTGGGCCttagaaaaatttattttaggagGATGAGAAAACtgatattttcaaatgtattctGTTGATCTAACTCTCTTAACTTAGCAAATTTTAGTTCAGAATAACATCCCATGACAAATATGGTAGGTAATAATCCTAATTGGTTTCCAGTGATTCATTCAGATagcacatttttaaatagaaaaaaaaaggggggaaaaaaaagagagaacaagagAAAGGGGGGTCTTTAGAACATACGCTGCCCATTTTACTCCTTTTCCAGAACATTTTCATAAtacataattattattaatatcaaGATAATTGTTGATGAAGGACTTAGTGTTGAAATAAATTCTTTGGCCTGCTTCCTACCTTCTAGTACTGGAATCCTGAGTACAATTTTAAGTTAAACAATGCTGTTCCCCATTGGATTTTGAACAGTGCATTAGAGAAGTCTTATGTGAAGGTAAATGATGGgttcttcatttatttgtttaaatcttTTGTTTCTCTATTCAATATCCATGTCATAGAGCACAAAGGCAGTTGGCATAATTTACAATTTCAAATTTTAGACATGAATAACGTAAGTAATATTGGAGTTCAGGTGTTCATTCGTTTAAAGAGGGAGTCAAATTGTCCATTGTAATGCTAGAGTTCGTACATGTAAATGGCAGTCCTGGAATGCACTAACTTCTTTGACTGCATATGCAGATTTAGAGAGGTCTGTGTGATGTACATGCCATTAACCTGTACATTGTCCCCGAATGAAATTAAGagaattaaagcaaaattcagcATAAGTACTATCCCACTTTTCTTAGACTACTTCTTAGCAATCTTTTAGCAAACACCGAATTCTTAATCACTGTCAGCTTGTTATGCTTTCCTCTTCAGTAAAGAACAGTCATGTTATGCAATGTTACTATGTAGATCCTGGCCTGTTTTTGTAGCCctattttgagaaaatacaTCTGAGTAAAACTACATTTTTGGTGATGCTAAGTCTTCCCCCGGCAGTTAACATTTCATCTATATTTATAGGACTTGACTTTACACTTTGCATTTTTGGCAGATGGAGGAAtgattttcttcacatttttcataCCATGAAGAATTTACAGGATCTAGCTTAGCAATAGCAAGCAGAGGAGTCTTTGATTTGTTTACCTAACATATGTGTCACGCATAAATGGTGATGTCCTTCCACTGTAGATGATGATAATTAGAGCTGCTCCAAATGGACTTGTGCCAACACAAAATGCACCACCACAATTAGCAGTAACAGGAACTTCAGCTGGCAGTAACAATGAAAGCAATAAAGATTAAATGATGGTGTGAACTGTCCTTATGAATTAAAACTGATGTATATTggcaaaaaataagaaaactgacACCATTGTAACCCATAGCACTCTGCTCCAGTaataatgagagaaaataatgtTTCCTGGGGCTCCTGGTATTTTTCACATGACATAGGTTCACCACCATCAGTGGTAAGAATCTGAGTATCCTTTCCAATAAAACTTGTCAAATTACGAAAACCTGTAGGTGACCTTCAAGTGCTTGAAGGTACAAATAACTTTTTGAAGAATGTTGATTTTTGGAGGCACTTGACAGATAGATGTCTGCTACTGTTGCATATGTACCGTTAAAATATATGCTTGGAAATTCTACTAAATAACATccaagaaattaatatttttctggatAGAAAGTGTTCCGGGAGCTACAAAATCTCTGCAAAATAGCATTCATAGTAATACTTCTGTAACATAGAATATGATACTGGTCTAGAGAAGGTTACTATCAAAGCTCCAATAACAATGAACCCTGCCCCTATTGATGAATGATGTctgaattatattaattattgtaaaaacaaatgaaaaaataagtatgAATACTTGAATACATgttttattatataatattaacCAGTAGAACACAGTATAGATGAGTCTAAGCTTCTTTTGAGGGATTCACAGTTTATTGTCTCACAATGACTTTTATGACATActtgtaaaatacaaattttaacCACTATCAGTGAACTAGAACAcctcaggaatattttttattctttagagTTGTCCTAACCTATTCTTCTGAATTCACAAACACAGTAAAATGTGTGATTTGTAGGTCAGAGCATGCAAAAAAGTACAGCTGTTAACCATGACCTTGAACAGGTCATGCAGCCGTGTTGCGGCATTGAGAGCAACACATCCCTGTAACACTTTGCACTTTGTGAAAAGCCTTATCTTAAACTCTGGGTTTGCATCACATTCCTTGTATTTATCATGGGCAGAATTAAATCTTGCTGGCCAATTAAACGTCAGTCCTCTCCCAGTCATTCTGAAAGCACAGGACAACCAAAAGGCAAAAGCTTTGCAAGCACACAGGGAGCAACGTCTAGTTTTGTTGGTAACTTTAATATAGGCATAAATAGGTATGTGCCAGATTTATGCACATGAATTTAGACACTTTTGTGGGTTTTCAGGACTATGGTCATTTCCTAGCTGTTGACAATTAAAAACTTAGATGTAAATAGGTATCTAGTGTCATGCTCTTGACAGTGGTTAGACATTCCAGAAATGGTTTGCCATAAGTTTGCCAGGAGGCAAGGCTGGTGACAAAAGGCAAATACAATTGAAATGTATTTCAGGTAAACGTAAgttttggcagcagcacagagttACTCACTTTAGACCTCACTCAGGACACAAAATAAACACCTCTCTTCATAAGAAAACCTATGTGACCTGTTAGCAGCACCATATGCTAAACCTAACAGCTGTACCAGCAACAGGTTAGGAGACAGTAATTCTGCAGATCCAAAGCAGAGATATGCAAACCAGATACTGTTTCCCACAGTACTAACTATTCCCTGATGAGTGCCCAAAGACTGGGTTAGCCTCATGGAGAGTTGTTTGTTCAAGCTCAGGGAAGCACTGTAAGGTGTAACCACTGATGCACTTTTTCTGCTGTATGGGAAAGGTCAGCTATAAAATCACATACAGATCTCCAAAGCAGTGAGAACAATCTCTCTAAATAACTGCCCTCAGCCTCAGCCGTGGGCAGAAAAAGCCAGAATGTATGGTTTATACGATTTATGAAAGAATTTAAAGATAACATATCTTATGTAGAGGAACTTCTAAAGCATATGCAGCCAGTCCAAATTATTTATTGAGGCAtgactgctttttaaattaattagtagcaaaaaggtaaaaaaaaaaaaataaaaatttaattgaaACACATCAATTTTAACACaataaaatgaacacaaaaacTGTAATAACACTGAAGGCCACAACACGCCGTAGCTGGAGCCTGCAACTCTTTCAAACAGCCTTGCCATGATGGTTTGAACTTCAAGCCATTGAAAGTTACTTACAGGCTTGTGAGTAGACAAGAAAATACTTCtcccagaaaggaaaaatacaccATAACCTACAGTTACtatcaccccccccccaaaaaaaaaaaatgtgttcagtGGCTGTCATACAGAGATGTAAAAAGTTGAACACTACAGGTTTCAATTAATCATTGTGGAAACACATCTAACTATAGGCATCTAGAGGTCTGTTTCTGCTGGAGCTCATAAGAGAACCGGGTTGAAGATGAACAATAACATTAAGGTACTCCTTCCTGATGTGAGCTGTTGTAGTAAGGTACTCATGAAAGCAGGATTTACTTAAAGAAACTGTCTGCTGAAGAACTGGACACAGAGTATGCCCGATTCATCTCATTCTGGAACTGTCACATGTAACTCAGTTGAAGTCTGTATATAAGGTTCTGTACAGTTGAAAGAAggtcaatataaaaatattgctcCCAGTCTTTATCCAAACTATGAGAAAAGCACAGTTTATTATAACAGGAAATAATACTTTATTATAAAATCTGCATGTAAACAAGTAACGAATTAATTGAATAACAGTTAATGGAAGTgcaaattaatttcataaaatgacatctgttctgtatttaactatatatataaatttgttTTACTCCCATTCTAATGTGGTTCtactccccccaccccatatttaagtttaaaaagaTTTATCATTGCTTGTTTTATACTAAAAACAGTGTACGAGCCTGCGTACAAATTTAAGTTTTGCTCTGCAAACGAGACAAGTCTATGGTGATACATATCATCATCTTTTCTTATCATTTCATCTGTTATCCACAGGACAAGAggatatattatatatgtacataatGAAAGTGTGGGCATGTCAAGCCACTTATTTAGAGTAAGTTCATTTACTTGTACGCATTGAAACTTGAGCCATTTATCAATGAAGTAGACATTGTAATGTAAGTTCTGGACTTGCTTGTGCACCTTAAGGCATTAATGAGAGTCTCACTGATAACTCATTCTTATCACCATGAGGATCATCCATATACTTCAACAGTCAAATGCTTGTTCGCCTCCCATGCGTGACATCTGGCCTTGCTGAAAGCTTCTAAAGCACAGATAAGTCATGGCAAGACtttgattttgctttgaaagCCATCTTCTTATTGTTCTTTGCCACAATTCTCCCAAGGAATCGCTTGGCCTTTTTGCCtatgctttctcttctttttgtgtTGGCCATTCTTCTAGCATTGTCTTCTTTACTGTCTTTGCGAAGTCTAATTTGCCGAACAATACCTTCAAACAGATCCTTGACGTTAtgatgaagagcagctgaggtctcAATGAACTTGCAGTCAAACACAACGGCACAGGCCCGTCCCTctggatggaaagaaaaaaaaagtgatgagtGGAGACCgacattttctctttaatatattgtggcaagaacaaaaaaaagtttgactTAAATAAACTGCCTTCAACATCACAAAAGAACTTTGTTACATAGTAGGAAGAATGAATATTTGCACTCATTGTTTTGCTGCAGTGTGGTCAATAATCTCACATGACCAGTGGTACTGAATATAAGACAATAGTAGTTCTACAGGCAGACCAGCCTAGTATAATTTAAGATCTAAAGCTGATAAAAGAGAGGTACTTGGATGCATGCTTGCTGTCTAATAGGAAAGTTTGTGAGGTACAGAAACTAGTTCCTATTTCTTCTGGAAGTTGTTGAGCAATTGTGCACCTCAGCCTTGCTATAGGAAATGAGTTTTCCATAGTAACTACAGTTGAAGCTGGCAGTCCAAAAGGTCATTAAACAGATTACATTGGAGGTCATGAAGCTGTAGACCAGTGGATTTGATTGGGACTGCCGTCAGAATAGATGATGCTCTGTTCACAGTGTTCCACAGGTAAGCATGCAACTCTGGAACATTGCTGCAGTGCAAGTTTCCATGTTTGCCTTGTGGTGAATAATGGCAAAGGTTTAAACCTGAGCAAAATAATGACACCTCTAGGATGGGTAAACCGTGCACTACCACAAGCCTGAAAAGAACGTGGATCTCCTGATCAAATCCAGTCAATTCCCTGTACAAGCATTTAATCATGCCATAACCAGACAGCAATAAAAAGTTCATCATTATCTGTACTCTAGTTGTAGAAATGCACCCTGGCACTAACTGAGAAAGTTCTCACTGGCCTCAGGTGTGGAACACGTACAAGGAGACTTTGTGTGAGCCTGGTCCTTCCAGCTCACCACAAATGTGATGGAatctcttccagaaaaaaaaataaaaaaattgtacaGTTGCTGTGGGATCACCGTTTTCATAGACTGCCTGGGTTCTGATGTGACACTCCTGTCCCTTAAAAAAACATAGCTCGGGCTATCAAACCTTGAGACTAGCaagtgctgctgtgtgcttAACATCCAGCTAAACCCTACACACAGCAGTGTGCTAAAGCTGAAGCATTGTCTCTTGCAGTGCAGTTCAGCATATGGCACTATGCACAATCACAGATCTTCCCCCACTGCCATCTCCACTGCTGCTTGTGGTACAAAGCCCCCCCTCAGTGTGAACCAGCTGGCTTGATTTCTTTGGGGTGCCTCCAATCATGTTTTTCTCCATCAAACCTGGACCAATTCTATTGATCATGATCCTCTGCCACTAATTTAGACAGCACTGTATAAATGAAGAGTAACTTACCATCAACTGAGACTTCCCGGGACCTGACCAGGTCGCTCTTATTGCCCACGAGAATAATAGGAATGTCTTCCGTTTGCCTTGCTCTTCTTAGCTGGATCCTTAGTTCAGAGGCCTTTTCAAAACTAACTTTGTCAGTCACTGAGTATACGATAATATAGGCATCGCCCATTTTCATACAGTGGTTCTGAAGCCATTGACTGTCATCCTAAAACAAAGAGTGAGAAACAGATTTATTGCATTGAAAAAGCTATTCAACACTAACTAATTATTTAGGTACTGTAAACATCTTAAAGATATTCTTTGTCGCTTTATAATGAAGAGGCAGCCAAAGTAAGCAACCTCCCAGAAGGTTTCTTaagattttctcatttaaaatatactaCAGAACAAAATCATCGTGTTTCCAGAAATTGTATGGGGTCTGCACTGCTCAGACTGTTAATCTCTCGTTTTGCACGAATTTCCTGGGCTGCTAATGTAAGCAGCTGCTTACTGCAAGCATTAAGGGATTCGCTGTCTGAGCCTGTGCAGGTTTTTTAATTGCCTGTCTAGCTACAACAAATGGATTGCGAGAGAGAAGAAAGCGGCACGCACTGATTCTGTGTCGCCGCCTTGTAGGCGCGACACGGTGCCCACAGGCAGCCGGACACCTGGACGCGGCCGCTGTGCAGCGAAGCCCCGCGCAGCCCGCAAGGAAAAGGCACGTTCAGGCGCTCCGTACCTGCTCCCAGATATCGAACACGACCAGAGACGCCTCTTCCCCGTCGACCACGATCGATCTGTCGTACGTGTTGCCTGGAGAGGGAAAACACAGCGTTGGGGAAACGGGCGGCACCGCGGCGAGCGGCCGCTCCCCGGGCACcccgcgcccccggccccggccccggggtgGCCCCGCGCCCTCACCGGCCTCCTCCGCCTCCGCGCAGTCCTCGACGCCGCCGAAGATGCGGGCCAGGCTGGTCTTGCCGACGCCGTGCTCGCCCAGCAGGATCACCTTGTAGAGCCGCCCGTCCGAGTCGCTGCCCGACGAGATGACGGAGTCGGAGGAGTCGGAGGCCCAGCTCTCCCGGTGCGCCTCGCCGGGGCTGTAGGAGGTGCAGCGCACCAGGCCGGACAGCTCGTCGTGCGGCAGGGCGGCCCGCAGGTCCCGCTCGTCCACCGGCATGCTGCGCCGGTGCAGGTGCTGGTGCGCCGCGAAGGGCATGCTGCCGCGCCGCTTCTCCAGCGAGCGGAGCTTGGCGCCGCGGTTCAGGGTCATGGGGACGCCGGGCTGCTGAGAGAAGCCGCCCCGCTCGTCCCTCGACGTGCTCcggagggagagagaggagagaagagaggagaggagagccgGGCTTCCCCGCTGCCACAGCTCGCTGCCGGCGCTGCCGCCGCCTCGCCGCTATTTatggcccggcccggcccggccccgccgtgACGCGCGGCTCCCTCACAGCGCGCCCGGGGGCGGCTCCGCGccgctcggctcggcacggctcggcaccGAGCCCCGGGGAGCTGGAGCCGTGCGGAGGCGGCTGGGGGTGGGAGATGCCGCGCTGTGAGGGGGGGCGGGTGTGCCCCGGGTGTCGTGtccccctcctcctcacccccacgCCCCCACTCCCCGTTTCTGAGGCTGCACCGTGTGGAGTGGGTTCAgtgggtgatgctggggggGCGGATGATcatggaggtcttttccagccgTAATCAGGCTGTGACCCTATGAAATTGCAAACGGGGCTGGCCGTGAGCCCTGCCAGGCGGCTTTCCTCAGCTCCTCACGCTCCGTGGCGTTGCCCGGGAGCGGCTCTGCTGCCTACAGCAGCCTTGGGAAACATAGCTGCACATTGGCAGTGTGCTCGGCACCGTGCTGCCGTTACTTAACGCTCAGGAGCAGGGGGTGAGAGCGCCCCTTCTAGGTGCAGTCTTGCTGCATGCGGGGCTAACGGTTTCAGAGGGCAACACAAAACATAAAGGTCAAATTCTTCCCTTCATTTCACCTGAGCAGCGAAGTGAGACAGTGAAAGTTTTATCTCTTAAGTGGCACAGTCATTACCGTGTGATCAAGTGAAGAAACGACTAACCAGATAACTATACTTGTGTCCCGAATGGCTCACCCTGGCATCACGCATACCGGTTATTATTTACCTAGCAACCCAAACATG from Anas acuta chromosome 10, bAnaAcu1.1, whole genome shotgun sequence includes the following:
- the RRAD gene encoding GTP-binding protein RAD, giving the protein MTLNRGAKLRSLEKRRGSMPFAAHQHLHRRSMPVDERDLRAALPHDELSGLVRCTSYSPGEAHRESWASDSSDSVISSGSDSDGRLYKVILLGEHGVGKTSLARIFGGVEDCAEAEEAGNTYDRSIVVDGEEASLVVFDIWEQDDSQWLQNHCMKMGDAYIIVYSVTDKVSFEKASELRIQLRRARQTEDIPIILVGNKSDLVRSREVSVDEGRACAVVFDCKFIETSAALHHNVKDLFEGIVRQIRLRKDSKEDNARRMANTKRRESIGKKAKRFLGRIVAKNNKKMAFKAKSKSCHDLSVL